The Candidatus Endomicrobium procryptotermitis genome has a window encoding:
- the rplW gene encoding 50S ribosomal protein L23 — translation MDIRNIIKKPLVTEKASFMKEKDNKYTFMVDKDANKFQIKQAVETLFKVRVESVHTSNYKGKEKRMGMHSGYRSDWKKAIVKLGKGQEIQMVDEA, via the coding sequence AACCTTTAGTAACAGAAAAAGCTTCCTTTATGAAAGAAAAAGACAATAAGTATACTTTTATGGTGGATAAAGACGCAAACAAGTTTCAGATTAAGCAGGCCGTTGAAACGTTGTTTAAAGTAAGAGTCGAAAGCGTGCATACTTCAAACTATAAAGGTAAAGAAAAGAGAATGGGCATGCATTCAGGATATAGAAGTGATTGGAAAAAAGCAATTGTTAAACTTGGTAAAGGCCAAGAAATTCAAATGGTCGATGAAGCCTAA
- the rplB gene encoding 50S ribosomal protein L2 has product MPIKTFKPYTQSRRQMSVSDFSDITKTTPDKSLIKILKKSGGRNNTGQVMVRFRGGGHKRFYRIIDFKRDKINVPAEVVAVEYDPNRSSRIALLQYKDGEKRYIIQPAGVKVGDSLMSGPDAEIKAGNALPIFNIPIGTFIHNIELAPGKGAQLVRSAGAAAQLLAKEGDYAHIRMPSGEIRLVRVKCYATIGQVGNLDHENVTIGSAGRNRHKGFKPHVRGTAMNAVDHPHGGGRGRSKGNNQPRSPWNQPAKGFKTRSPKVWDWVIVSHRNKAKKS; this is encoded by the coding sequence ATGCCGATTAAAACATTTAAGCCATACACTCAGTCCAGAAGACAGATGTCAGTTTCGGATTTTTCAGACATTACAAAAACCACTCCAGACAAATCTTTAATCAAAATTCTTAAAAAGTCGGGCGGCCGCAACAATACAGGTCAAGTAATGGTGCGTTTCAGAGGAGGGGGCCATAAAAGATTTTATAGGATAATTGATTTTAAAAGGGATAAAATAAATGTTCCGGCTGAAGTTGTAGCTGTCGAATACGATCCTAACCGTTCAAGCAGAATAGCGCTTCTGCAATATAAGGATGGCGAAAAAAGATATATAATTCAGCCTGCGGGAGTAAAAGTGGGAGATTCGCTTATGTCAGGTCCGGATGCCGAGATAAAAGCGGGTAATGCTCTTCCTATTTTTAATATTCCAATAGGTACGTTTATACATAACATCGAGCTTGCACCCGGAAAAGGTGCACAACTGGTGCGTTCGGCGGGTGCTGCAGCGCAGCTTCTTGCAAAAGAAGGTGATTATGCTCACATAAGAATGCCTTCAGGAGAAATAAGGCTTGTCAGGGTAAAATGTTATGCGACGATTGGGCAGGTAGGTAACTTAGACCATGAGAATGTTACGATAGGCTCTGCAGGAAGAAACCGCCACAAAGGGTTTAAACCGCATGTGCGCGGAACTGCAATGAATGCTGTTGACCATCCTCACGGAGGAGGCAGAGGCAGATCTAAAGGTAACAATCAGCCGAGAAGCCCATGGAACCAACCTGCTAAAGGTTTTAAAACCAGATCGCCTAAAGTGTGGGACTGGGTTATCGTAAGCCATCGTAATAAAGCAAAGAAGTCGTAG
- the rpsS gene encoding 30S ribosomal protein S19, whose amino-acid sequence MSRSTKKGPYVDEKLLKKMQKLNETGDKKVIRTWARACVITPEFVGHTIAIHNGKKFLPIFISEQMVGHRLGEFAPTRTFKGHGGMTKQETSLT is encoded by the coding sequence ATGAGTCGTTCAACTAAAAAGGGCCCTTATGTAGATGAGAAGCTTTTGAAGAAAATGCAAAAGCTCAATGAAACCGGTGACAAAAAAGTTATCAGGACATGGGCTCGCGCTTGCGTGATAACTCCGGAATTTGTAGGACATACAATAGCAATACATAATGGTAAAAAATTTCTACCGATTTTTATATCGGAACAAATGGTCGGCCATAGGCTCGGAGAGTTTGCTCCCACGAGGACGTTCAAAGGGCATGGCGGCATGACTAAACAGGAAACTTCACTTACATAA